The genomic stretch CTTTTGCTTTATCGCTGAGGTTGAGTTTTTCACTATTTCTCACCAAGTAAGGCGAATAGGCAATAAAGACCAGTTGATCCCCTTGCAATCCAATAAGTGAATTAAAATAGCCCAGCTCTTCATCAATTTCCATTACAAAATCTTTATCCGTCTTTTTATTCCATACATACAAAGTTTTTTTACTGTCCCGCTCTTTTTGATAGTCAACATAGGCTACAAAATACCTATCGTTCTCTTCCAAGAATGTAATATTGGAGAATCCCTGTTTGCTGATCATTTCCATTCCTTCGAAGGCGTCCATTTTCCAGAATTTTTCAGGTACTGAATTTGCACCAAAATCAAAGGTGTAAACTTCCTTTAAAGAATCTTCTTCACTCAGTTGATATACGTTGCCCTTAAATGACTCTCTAAATAGGACAACCTCATTCCCCTCAAAGAAGGACTGCTCATCCATCGGAAGCATTTTCTCGTTGAAGTCGTTGGGCAAAAGTTCTTTTTTTACCTCACCTGCCCCATCAACTACAAACAAACGATGATCTCCCGCTACACTATTGTAGCTACTATAAAACCATACCTCATCCTTGTTTACTGGATAGAAGGCAAAGGCATTAATGGAATAAGGGGTACTTTTCAGAAGTTCTCCTGTTTTAGAGAATGCATGTAGTTCCAAAGAATTACCCATACCGGAATTCACCAAAACTTCTTCTCCGAGAATCCTGAAGTTGCGAATCTCCGGAACTTGTCCCGGAGCTTCCCCGATTTCCGCCACCATCCCCAAATGTTTTCCATCAGTGGAAAAATGATGTATTCCTTTGCCACGGTAATTATTCATAGCGTAGAAGCCATCTTCATCATACATGACCCACAGGTATTCTCCCAATAATTCCGTAGAATCAGATGCTAGAGGAACTGCTTTTTCGATCAACAAATCAGTCGAAACCTTTTCAACAGACTCAAAATCAATGTTTTTAACCGACTCAACCCTACTCTCACCACAGCCCATGACAGCTAATAATGCGAATGCTATAATTTTTCTCATTGTGTTTCTTTTATGAATTAAACATCGGTTATGTTGAAATATGATAAGTCATTACGACTGAGAAATTCTATCTACCGGTTCTGAGAAAAAAGAAGAATTTAAGTGTAGAAATTGGATTTTTCATCTAAGAACTTTAAGAAGCTTATTGACTACTTTATCCTATTAGGTAAATCCTCAAGCATTATTCAATTCTGTCCCACGACGTCGCCTCGAAAAGAACCATCTTCTTTTACGCCTCACCACCTTTTCTGAATCCCTCTTTTCCGAAGGAGCTTTCTTCCACAGCAGTACCGGCAATACCCAAAACACACCAAACATACTGAACATCAATCCACCGATAGTTCCTATCGCCAGCGAGAACCAGAAAACCTCATTCTGACCCTCAATGATAAATGGGATCAAACCAAAGCATGTGGACATAATCGTAAGTAAAATAGGGACAGCCTTGCCTGCGACTGACTTGAGTACATTACGGTTGTAAAGCCCCTGCGCTCGATTGTTAAGATCATTTACGATAAAGATCCCCGCATTCACAGCCAAACCTCCAAGCATCACAAAGGCTGCATATCCGCCCTGATCGAAATAAAAATCAAAGAGAGAGAAGATCAAAAACAGACCTATAAAACTGATTGGGATGATGGCGATAATATATACGGGTTGTTTTAAGTTTTCGAATAACACTGAGCAGATCATAAACACTCCAATAATCAACAAGCCTAATAGGGCATACTGACGCTTCTGCTGCCCATAATTCCAATAATAAGAATCCCTGTTTGCCTCGTAACCGATAGGCATTATTTGCTTCATTTCTTCCAGCACCTCTTCCAGGTATTCCGAGCCAAACTTCGCCGATCCCATGTACTCAAAAGCTACTATCCTGATGTATTGCCTGTCTTCTTTGTTGAGGGAATTGGTAGTTGTCTCTTTGATCAATGTACCATAGTCAGACACTTTGAACACCTTGTTTTCACCACCTACCAGTCCTTTCTTCTCTAAATCAAACTTGCTAAAACCTCCGGATTCACGCTCTCGAATCACCATA from Algoriphagus sp. NG3 encodes the following:
- a CDS encoding 6-bladed beta-propeller → MRKIIAFALLAVMGCGESRVESVKNIDFESVEKVSTDLLIEKAVPLASDSTELLGEYLWVMYDEDGFYAMNNYRGKGIHHFSTDGKHLGMVAEIGEAPGQVPEIRNFRILGEEVLVNSGMGNSLELHAFSKTGELLKSTPYSINAFAFYPVNKDEVWFYSSYNSVAGDHRLFVVDGAGEVKKELLPNDFNEKMLPMDEQSFFEGNEVVLFRESFKGNVYQLSEEDSLKEVYTFDFGANSVPEKFWKMDAFEGMEMISKQGFSNITFLEENDRYFVAYVDYQKERDSKKTLYVWNKKTDKDFVMEIDEELGYFNSLIGLQGDQLVFIAYSPYLVRNSEKLNLSDKAKASLAAVTEDSNPVILYAKIPE